Proteins encoded in a region of the Stieleria neptunia genome:
- a CDS encoding response regulator transcription factor, whose translation MPLISTNPVKELDAPDEASRLYIVDDETELLTTLAESLRELGFSPQTFDRPENLLLATSENETGCVITDLRMPGIGGVELLRRLNQRDSCLSVILLTAFADVPTAVDAMKLGAVSVVEKPFELHALADEINAAMRCSEQAYARRQDLRSARQRLDQLTNEEKAVLDLAIEGRPNREIAEQLEISPRTVDRRRQSALRKLVAESVAEYAVLKTRAGRD comes from the coding sequence ATGCCGCTGATCAGCACGAATCCGGTGAAAGAACTTGACGCCCCCGATGAAGCGAGTCGTCTGTACATCGTTGACGATGAAACGGAGCTGCTCACCACCCTGGCCGAATCCCTCCGAGAGCTGGGATTCTCCCCCCAGACGTTCGATCGGCCCGAAAATTTGCTCCTGGCGACGTCGGAGAATGAGACCGGCTGCGTGATCACCGACCTGCGGATGCCCGGCATCGGTGGCGTGGAACTGCTCCGACGACTCAACCAACGCGACAGCTGCTTGTCCGTGATCCTATTGACGGCGTTCGCCGATGTGCCGACCGCCGTCGACGCGATGAAACTCGGTGCCGTCAGCGTCGTCGAAAAGCCGTTCGAACTGCACGCCCTGGCCGATGAAATCAATGCGGCGATGCGGTGCAGCGAGCAGGCCTACGCCCGACGCCAAGACCTCCGCTCGGCCAGACAACGCCTGGATCAGCTCACCAACGAAGAAAAGGCCGTGCTGGACCTGGCCATCGAAGGTCGCCCCAACCGCGAAATCGCCGAGCAACTGGAAATCAGCCCTCGGACTGTCGATCGCCGGCGACAATCCGCGCTGCGAAAACTCGTCGCCGAGTCGGTCGCCGAGTACGCCGTCCTGAAAACACGCGCCGGACGGGACTGA